The genome window CGGGCATTTTCCGCAAAAACACGGATCGCCTCTTCATCGGCTTGTTTCTTGGTAAACAGGCGCACCTCAGTTTCCATTGATGGCTTTAGCAGGCGTTTATAGCCATCGGTAATGGCCTGTTTTACCTGGTCGGCACTCGGGTTGTTACCAATAACAAAAGCGTCTTCAAGCAAGGCTATAGCCTCTTCTTCCACGGGTTTTATATCCAGCCATAAAATCTCTTCCTTTTCACCACGGCGCATAGCCAGGATGCGGTGCGACGGCGCTGATTTTACAGGCTCTGTCCAGTCGAAATAATCTTTATACTTAATACCCTCCTGTTCTTTACCCTCAATCACTTTTGATTGAAAGGTGCCTTTTTCTATAAACAGGCTGCGCATACGGGTGCGCACTTCGGCGTTCTCACTGATGAACTCGGCAATAATATCCCTTGCCCCGGCTAATGCTTCTTCAAATGTTTTTACCCCTTTTTCTTCATCAATAAATTTGGCAGCTTCGGTTTCCGGGTCTATCCGTTTTTGCTCCATCAGTAAATCGGCCAGCGGCTGCAAACCTTTTTCGCGGGCGGTGGTAGCACGGGTTTTTCTTTTTGGACGATAGGGCAGGTAGATATCTTCCAGCAACACCATCGTTTCAGCCTCGTTGATCTTCGCCTCAAGTTCGGGCGTAAGCTTGCCCATATCGGTAAGTGACTTTAGGATGGCTTCGCGGCGTTTGTCCAGGTCGCGCAGTTGTTGTGCCCTGTCGCGGATGGCGGCTACCTGTACCTCATCTAAAGTGCCGGTAACTTCCTTGCGGTAACGCGAAATAAAGGGAACGGTGGCGCCTTCATCAAGCAGGGCTATAGTGGCGCTAACCTGTTTTTCGGCGATGGAAAGTTCGGCAGCTATTTTTTTATAATGAATACTCATAATCAAATTTGGAATGCGAAGTTGAGCAGAATTGCGGGGATTTTCAAGGGGAGGTTTTCAACAGATGCCCAATTTGGGAAAAGTCAGTCTAAGTGTCAAAAGCAGGTTTTCTTCGAGGTTTTAATAATTATTGTTATTATGAACAATATAGCTTACCACCCAGATACCAACAGTTTATTAGTTGCTTCAAATCCAAATTTTTGATACTTATTATAAGCCGCTACCACCCTTGATTTTATTTGCTCATGTGATTCATGCCTTACATATCCTGAAATCGCATCATGCAGCGTATACGCTTCCGGGCACATTAAACCAGTAGTCCAAACCAGGGGGTAGCTTTTAGATGCTTTTATAAACGGGGCAAAATAGGTTTTACTTACGCAAGCCAGCATGATGCAATCCCTTGCATGGCCGTCAAAGTTTTTAATTGAATCTGTTATATGAAAATCCATCAGCCCATCATGGCCTATATAAGCCAGCAAATCGGCGTTCCCATTTATGCCGATAATTTTATTCCCAATGTGTAAAGTATCTTTTAATTGCCCCGAGCAGCTAAATAAAAAATCCTTAGTAGTTTGCTTAATATATTGACCATCATATGCATCGGCAACCAGGTAATAGTTTTTGAGGGTGTTTTTAAAAATTAATCGCTCTAAAATGGTTTGCCAACCTTCAGGGTTTTGAGCAATTTCCATTCTTTGCTTCTTTTAAAATAGGTACGTACACCGTAACCACTGCCCCAATATAAATTATTGTCTAATTCTTGTCCGTTGCCTAGTTTAGCAGGAACGGGTATTATGCCCTGGTACTTATTATCACATAGGGCAACAAAAACATGAATTGATTTAATAGCGCTATCTGAATAAGCTATATTTTTTAATATTGACTGCTTGGGTTTAAGCGTTTTGTCTGAAGTTTTTTTTGAAGCTAGGTCACAAGATGAAATCGCCAAAAGAATTACACCCAGCAAGTAATAGAATGTGCATTTTTTAACGTTAAAAAGCATCTTTTCAGGAAACCTGCTCCCCATTATTCCTTTTGTAACCAATAAAGGTTAACACAACCGCAATAAGCATCAGTGCTAACGATATAGCGCCAACAACTATCCGCCAGGTTTCATGTTGCCGGATACCATTGATAAGCGTGGTGGAGTTAATAACCAAGACACTGATGTACAAGCAGTATAAATATATTTTGGAGTTTTTCTTCATGTTGGAGAGATTGAAATTTTGTCGCTTTATTGTTTTGGTTCAGGTAATCAGTAAGTATCACAAAAAATCTACTATCAAACGGCGCTTATACGATAGGCCTTGTTTATTCGCTTTAATTCTGCTGAGCCAGATGTGTGGTTTTTTCTTGTTTTATAGCAGTATAAATTGACAACCCAACAAACCCAACAAAAATCAAACCACCCACAACTGATGACACAATCCGCCATGTCTCATGGTGTTCAATCCCTTTGAATAAACTATTAATGCTAACCGCTATAAAGCCTAAGAAAATGATATTCGGTGTAATCAGCTTTTTTCTTGTACTTAATTTTTTTTCCATTTAACTAATATAATATTAAAGCTCAATTTATAAAATGTTTTCCTTTTCTAAAATAAGATGCAATCATTATAATGCCAAAAAGGCTTACCATGGTGCCTATAGCCGACATCACAATATGTAAAGCATCATGCTCAACAATCCCTTTATACAGCTTGATAATACCTTCAATTATAAATATTGAAAAGAATCCAACTGGTACCAGTAAATTCCTTTTGTTCTTTAGTGTTTGCATATCTAAATATAAAACTTATTTCTTTTTCAAAAAACAGGTTTTTAGTACTACGCTCATGCCATCAACCTTTCAATCTACTTCTTCGTCGTTATCCGTAAGGAGATTTTTTTATAGTAATGCCTTGTTTTCAAGTAGTGGTCGAGCCTTTCACTTTTAAACTTTTAATCAAGGTTACTGAGTCGCCGTCAATCAGTGTGTTGCCGTTACTGTCTTTTACGTTTGGTGTGTCCAATATATTAGGGGTGTTTATTATTG of Mucilaginibacter xinganensis contains these proteins:
- a CDS encoding PhnA domain-containing protein is translated as MDTPNVKDSNGNTLIDGDSVTLIKSLKVKGSTTT